Proteins from a genomic interval of Kitasatospora kifunensis:
- a CDS encoding flavin reductase family protein — protein MTTSPTDAIPTVAAAEFRTLMAGFPSGVSVIAARTPEGQPHGMTCSAVCSVTLEPPTLLACLRTGTRTLAAALASGRFTVNLLHEHARATAELFGSGAADRFSRVRWAWAQDGAGPHLVDDAHAVADCRVSTVHQVGSHTVVYGEVLRISQRPQAGPLLYGLREYAAWPVAARR, from the coding sequence GTGACCACTTCTCCTACTGACGCGATCCCCACCGTGGCCGCGGCGGAGTTCCGCACGCTGATGGCGGGCTTTCCGAGCGGGGTCTCCGTCATCGCCGCCCGCACCCCCGAGGGGCAGCCGCACGGCATGACCTGCTCGGCGGTGTGCAGCGTGACCCTGGAGCCGCCGACCCTGCTGGCCTGCCTGCGCACCGGCACCCGGACCCTGGCCGCCGCGCTGGCCTCCGGGCGGTTCACCGTGAACCTGCTGCACGAACACGCCCGCGCCACCGCCGAGTTGTTCGGCTCGGGGGCGGCGGACCGGTTCAGCCGGGTCCGCTGGGCCTGGGCCCAGGACGGGGCGGGACCACATCTGGTCGACGACGCGCACGCGGTGGCGGACTGCCGGGTGAGCACGGTCCACCAGGTGGGCTCGCACACCGTGGTCTACGGCGAGGTGCTGCGGATCTCCCAGCGGCCGCAGGCCGGCCCGCTGCTCTACGGCCTGCGCGAGTACGCGGCCTGGCCGGTGGCCGCTCGGCGTTAG